From a single Populus trichocarpa isolate Nisqually-1 chromosome 17, P.trichocarpa_v4.1, whole genome shotgun sequence genomic region:
- the LOC18106950 gene encoding biotin synthase, mitochondrial yields MLSIRSIFRPHIRLNSIILSSLSYSSSSAAAIQAEKTIKDGPRNDWTREEIKDVYDSPLLDLLFHGAQVHRYAHNFREVQQCTLLSIKTGGCSEDCSYCPQSSRYDTGVKAQRLMTKETVMEAAKRAKEAGSTRFCMGAAWRDTIGRKTNFNQILDYVKDIRDMGMEVCCTLGMLEKQQAVELKKAGLTAYNHNLDTSREYYPNIITTRSYDERLETLQHVREAGINVCSGGIIGLGEAEEDRVGLLHTLATLPTHPESVPINALVSVKGTPLQEQKPVEIWEMIRMIGTARIVMPKAMVRLSAGRVRFSMSEQALCFLAGANSIFTGEKLLTTPNNDYDADQLMFKVLGLIPKAPSFSGEEEKACEAEQCQEAVSSSG; encoded by the exons ATGTTGTCCATTAGATCAATCTTTAGACCACACATAAGACTAAATTCTATCATTCTCTCCTCATTAAGTTATTCATCCTCTTCAGCTGCAGCCATTCAAGCTGAAAAAACTATCAAAGATGGTCCAAGAAATGATTGGACACGTGAAGAAATCAAGGATGTTTATGACTCTCCTCTTCTTGATCTCCTCTTTCATGGG GCTCAAGTTCATAGATATGCTCATAATTTTAGAGAGGTTCAGCAATGTACTTTGCTTTCCATAAAGACTGGTGGGTGCAGTGAGGATTGTTCTTATTGTCCTCAATCTTCAAGGTATGATACTGGAGTCAAGGCTCAGAGGCTCATGACTAAAGAAACTGTTATGGAGGCTGCTAAAAGg GCAAAAGAGGCTGGTAGCACTCGTTTTTGCATGGGTGCTGCTTGGAGAGACACAATAGGAAGGAAGACGAACTTTAACCAGATCTTAGATTATGTGAAAGACATCAG GGATATGGGCATGGAGGTTTGCTGCACCTTGGGCATGCTAGAGAAGCAGCAGGCCGTAGAACTGAAGAAGGCGGGTCTTACAGCTTATAACCATAATCTTGATACCTCAAGAGAATATTACCCGAATATCATCACTACAAGATCTTATGATGAACGCCTGGAGACCCTTCAACATGTCCGTGAAGCAGGAATTAATGTCTGCTCAG GAGGCATAATAGGGCTTGGAGAAGCAGAGGAAGACCGAGTTGGTTTATTGCATACATTGGCAACCCTCCCTACTCACCCAGAGAGTGTTCCAATCAATGCATTAGTTTCAGTGAAAGGCACACCTTTACAGGAACAAAAG CCAGTTGAAATATGGGAGATGATTCGAATGATTGGCACTGCACGTATAGTTATGCCGAAAGCAATGGTCAGATTATCAGCTGGGAGAGTTCGTTTCTCCATGTCCGAGCAGGCTCTTTGCTTTCTTGCTGGTGCCAATTCTATCTTCACTGGCGAGAAGCTCCTGACAACACCTAACAACGATTATGATGCTGATCAACTTATGTTCAAGGTTCTCGGTTTGATTCCAAAAGCTCCCAGTTTCTCTGGAGAGGAAGAGAAGGCTTGCGAAGCAGAACAATGTCAGGAAGCAGTTTCTAGTTCAGGTTGA